From the bacterium genome, the window GCCGCTGCCGCGGCCGCCGTCGTTCCGCGACTTCTACGCCTTCGAGCGGCACGTGCGCGCCGCGCGCGGCCACCGCGGCCTGGACATGGTCCCGCAGTGGTACGAATTCCCCGTCTTCTACTTCTCGAACCCGGCCGTGATGCTGGGCCACGGCGCGACGCTCGCGACGCCGCCGGACACCGCCGAGCTGGATTTCGAGCTGGAGGTCGGCGCGATCATCGGGCGCGCCTGCCGCGACCTGGCTCCGGCGGAAGCCGAGGCGACGATCGCCGGCTACTGCGTGCTGAACGACTGGTCCGCCCGCGACCTGCAGCGGGCCGAGATGAAGGTGGGCCTGGGGCCCGCCAAGGGGAAGGACTTCGCCACGGGCCTCGGGCCCTGGCTCGTGACCCCGGACGAGATCG encodes:
- a CDS encoding fumarylacetoacetate hydrolase family protein, with the translated sequence MKLCSYARRPGDLPRLGLVRTDEVVDVVAAASLLNRDNGARDWTGVPATMQEALDDWDRCEPLLRTLAQAAGGLKRDVARDGDRPAVLPLDGVQLLSPLPRPPSFRDFYAFERHVRAARGHRGLDMVPQWYEFPVFYFSNPAVMLGHGATLATPPDTAELDFELEVGAIIGRACRDLAPAEAEATIAGYCVLNDWSARDLQRAEMKVGLGPAKGKDFATGLGPWLVTPDEI